Proteins encoded in a region of the Treponema sp. J25 genome:
- a CDS encoding glycoside hydrolase family 27 protein has translation MQHHQWALTPPMGWNSWDCYGASVTEQEVRANGAYMAEHLLPYGWEYIVVDIQWYEPQAKSNIYNDHAVLVMDTYGRLQPAENRFPSARGGEGFRPLARYIHSLGLKFGIHILRGIPRQAVERNTPILGTPYTARDIADVNSTCPWNTDMYGIDTTKSGAQAYYNSIIDLYAQWEVDYLKVDDIARPYHKGEVECIRRAIDRCGRPIVLSLSPGPAPLSEAEHLIAHANLWRMTDDMWDNWSQVHDMFSRCEQWAPFVGPGHWPDADMLPLGYIGIRSHGGPRYTNLTRDEQQTLFALWCMFRSPLMFGGDLTMNDYWTLSLLTNQEILEICQCSLGSRQFSRDEHSAVWTAWGAGDTYYLAHFNLAETQQNIQTDLKNILEEEPYSQNPWIAKELFTQQSWTLSQEQICSTVPPHGVRLYRLMRKESPF, from the coding sequence ATGCAGCACCACCAGTGGGCCCTAACACCTCCCATGGGATGGAATAGTTGGGACTGTTACGGGGCCAGTGTTACTGAACAGGAAGTCCGGGCCAATGGAGCCTATATGGCAGAGCATCTTTTACCTTATGGCTGGGAATACATCGTTGTAGATATCCAATGGTATGAACCACAGGCTAAGAGCAATATCTACAACGATCATGCTGTTCTAGTAATGGATACCTATGGACGACTCCAACCGGCCGAAAATCGATTTCCCTCTGCTCGGGGAGGAGAAGGTTTTCGCCCATTGGCTCGATACATCCATTCGCTGGGACTTAAGTTTGGTATTCACATACTCCGCGGTATTCCCCGCCAGGCAGTAGAACGGAACACTCCTATTTTAGGAACCCCCTACACGGCTCGAGACATAGCTGACGTGAACAGCACTTGTCCCTGGAATACGGATATGTATGGGATTGACACCACAAAGTCCGGCGCCCAGGCCTACTATAATTCGATTATCGATCTTTATGCCCAATGGGAGGTAGATTATCTTAAAGTCGATGATATCGCCCGGCCTTATCACAAAGGGGAAGTAGAATGTATTCGAAGAGCCATCGACCGATGCGGAAGACCTATCGTGTTGAGCCTTTCCCCGGGGCCGGCTCCTCTATCAGAAGCGGAACACCTTATAGCTCATGCTAACCTGTGGCGTATGACCGACGATATGTGGGATAATTGGTCCCAGGTTCACGATATGTTTAGTCGTTGTGAACAATGGGCCCCTTTTGTGGGTCCAGGCCACTGGCCCGATGCGGACATGCTTCCTCTGGGATACATTGGTATCCGCAGTCACGGTGGCCCCCGATATACCAACCTTACCCGAGATGAACAACAGACCCTATTTGCTCTCTGGTGCATGTTCCGATCGCCCCTTATGTTCGGCGGGGATCTTACTATGAATGATTACTGGACCCTTTCACTCCTTACCAATCAAGAAATCCTGGAAATATGTCAGTGCTCCTTGGGGAGCCGACAATTTTCCCGGGATGAACATTCAGCAGTATGGACCGCCTGGGGAGCGGGGGATACATACTATCTGGCCCACTTTAACCTGGCCGAAACTCAACAAAACATACAAACAGACCTCAAAAACATTCTCGAAGAAGAGCCCTATTCTCAAAACCCGTGGATAGCAAAAGAACTGTTCACCCAGCAAAGTTGGACCCTTTCTCAGGAACAGATCTGTTCCACTGTGCCTCCCCATGGGGTACGATTGTACCGGCTAATGAGAAAGGAGAGCCCCTTTTAG
- a CDS encoding ECF transporter S component, producing the protein MAGKNALFSWKLNEVVILVVLSIAIGVLFWAWTFIEALAKPLEAIGLRYLMSGVWFIGGTLVAFLIRRPGAALLGEVLAAILEGFITQWGITAAIWGLVQGIGAEAAFALGRYKKWNLPMMLLAGFASALCSYILDFFYSQYWTLQPWLWPVQIIAISVSGLFWAGWLAYHIGRGIIRTGVTSNLLSGDDLVKEESEE; encoded by the coding sequence ATGGCTGGGAAAAACGCTCTTTTTTCCTGGAAACTCAATGAAGTCGTGATCCTGGTGGTGCTTTCCATCGCCATCGGGGTTCTGTTCTGGGCATGGACCTTCATCGAAGCCCTCGCTAAACCGCTGGAAGCCATTGGGCTACGGTACCTTATGTCGGGGGTCTGGTTTATTGGGGGGACCCTGGTGGCCTTTCTGATTCGGCGACCGGGGGCGGCCCTCCTTGGAGAAGTCCTGGCCGCCATCCTCGAAGGGTTTATCACCCAGTGGGGAATTACCGCCGCCATATGGGGTCTGGTACAGGGGATTGGGGCAGAAGCGGCCTTTGCTCTTGGCCGCTATAAAAAATGGAACCTTCCGATGATGCTCCTTGCGGGGTTTGCATCCGCCCTTTGTTCGTATATTCTCGATTTCTTTTACAGCCAGTACTGGACCTTACAGCCCTGGTTATGGCCAGTTCAGATTATTGCTATTTCCGTAAGCGGCCTCTTCTGGGCTGGCTGGCTTGCCTATCACATAGGTCGGGGAATCATCCGGACCGGGGTTACCTCCAATCTGCTTTCAGGGGATGACCTCGTCAAAGAAGAAAGCGAAGAATAA
- a CDS encoding ABC transporter ATP-binding protein, whose product MNLIEIENLSFRFPGRRRPVLDRISLSIQRGERLLLFGSSGSGKSTLLQILAGLAPEHTGGELTGTRRLLYRRRGVVLQNPEAQIITPTVIEELAFPLENEGIAPEEILRRAEDALSRFGMTGFAQRHPLSLSGGECQRLSLACALMGNPEVLFLDEPTSFLDEERATQFFKDLRQLPPEITVILVEHRYELLADFCHRWIKVEKGKLYEEQGPPRSALAASTFVSSQNSPPVPEDPSGGEPEASREVGQNLASVPSVHSPLQSAAPLLEIRHLSHSYPGGPPLFQNLSLSLPHGTCLALQGPSGCGKTTVLKKILRLLPVEKGKIFIEGKDGALLTQEALYSYIAYVPQNPEHLFIADTVREELHLALSQGERNSAPSHSRAFELAERFSLTHRLGTNPFKLSEGEKRRLTLCIALAMGRPLIIMDEPTYGLDQENRLILLELLNQSIREQQTILMVSHDTPFLSRLPCTIRTFKEGYLW is encoded by the coding sequence ATGAATCTTATCGAAATAGAGAATCTCTCGTTCCGTTTTCCCGGTCGGCGTCGGCCGGTGCTGGACCGCATTTCCCTTTCCATTCAAAGAGGGGAACGGCTGCTTCTTTTTGGGTCCTCTGGCAGCGGTAAAAGCACCCTCCTGCAGATTCTGGCGGGTCTTGCGCCAGAGCACACCGGGGGAGAGCTAACCGGCACCCGTCGACTTCTGTACCGTCGGCGAGGGGTGGTGTTACAAAACCCCGAAGCCCAGATTATCACCCCGACGGTAATAGAAGAACTGGCCTTTCCCCTGGAAAACGAAGGGATAGCCCCGGAGGAAATTCTCCGACGGGCAGAGGACGCCCTTTCCCGCTTTGGGATGACCGGATTTGCCCAGCGCCACCCCTTAAGCCTTTCAGGGGGAGAATGCCAGCGTCTTTCCCTGGCCTGCGCCCTCATGGGGAATCCGGAGGTCCTGTTCCTCGACGAACCCACCTCATTCCTCGATGAAGAGCGGGCGACCCAGTTTTTCAAGGATCTTAGACAGCTACCCCCGGAAATAACGGTCATCCTGGTGGAACACCGGTACGAACTTCTTGCCGATTTCTGTCACCGGTGGATCAAAGTAGAAAAGGGAAAACTATACGAGGAACAGGGACCGCCGCGGTCAGCCCTCGCTGCATCAACCTTTGTTTCCTCTCAGAATAGCCCCCCCGTTCCCGAGGACCCATCAGGGGGGGAGCCAGAGGCTTCCCGGGAAGTTGGCCAGAACCTCGCTTCGGTTCCATCCGTGCATTCTCCCCTTCAGAGCGCCGCCCCCCTGCTTGAAATTCGCCACCTTTCCCATAGCTATCCCGGCGGTCCTCCTCTTTTTCAGAACCTTTCGCTGAGCCTTCCCCATGGGACCTGTCTTGCCCTCCAGGGGCCCTCGGGATGCGGGAAAACCACGGTGCTCAAAAAAATACTCCGTCTTTTGCCGGTAGAAAAAGGAAAGATTTTTATTGAGGGAAAGGATGGGGCCCTTCTTACCCAGGAAGCACTCTACTCGTACATCGCCTATGTCCCTCAAAACCCAGAACACCTTTTTATAGCCGACACGGTGCGGGAAGAATTGCATCTGGCCCTTTCCCAGGGGGAAAGGAACTCCGCGCCATCCCATTCCCGGGCCTTTGAACTAGCAGAACGGTTTTCCCTTACCCATCGACTGGGAACGAATCCTTTTAAGTTGAGTGAGGGAGAAAAACGCCGGCTCACCCTCTGCATCGCCCTGGCCATGGGTCGGCCCCTTATCATCATGGATGAACCGACCTATGGGCTTGACCAGGAAAATCGCCTCATTTTACTAGAACTACTCAATCAAAGTATCCGGGAACAACAGACCATCTTGATGGTAAGCCACGATACCCCTTTTCTGAGCCGGCTCCCCTGCACCATTCGAACTTTTAAGGAAGGATACCTATGGTAG
- a CDS encoding energy-coupling factor transporter transmembrane component T, whose product MVEKSVPPSSEPQGILLSQTNEGSPPLSHSLLSPSDHIFGRWRPNPLALLLGHLALMVPVFLAIDWYTPPLYMLIGYLVIRWSTGLSLKKLLRIVAPLSFLSVGLFLMNVLFPAEGVNGLHRGIAVFLRSLSLITLSSSYILAVHPYDLIRSLMQQWHLSYRWGYALFAGWNSIPLIRRDLELIQKAQDIRLAGQPARHRRQRLLRVPITLLSGVILHGERLSLSMAARGLENCQKRTFIREIPWTGRDWLYIILMGAGSFGLWYILIRSGLFRFELG is encoded by the coding sequence ATGGTAGAAAAAAGCGTGCCCCCTTCATCAGAGCCACAGGGAATCCTCTTGTCGCAAACGAATGAAGGTTCGCCCCCTCTTTCGCACTCCCTTTTATCCCCATCTGACCATATCTTCGGCCGGTGGCGACCCAACCCCCTTGCCCTGCTTTTGGGACACCTGGCCCTGATGGTGCCGGTGTTCCTGGCCATCGACTGGTATACCCCTCCTCTCTACATGCTCATAGGATACCTGGTCATCCGGTGGAGCACCGGCCTTTCCCTGAAAAAACTCCTGCGGATCGTGGCACCCCTTTCCTTTCTTTCGGTGGGACTTTTCCTGATGAATGTGCTTTTCCCCGCGGAAGGTGTAAACGGACTGCACCGGGGAATTGCCGTGTTCCTGCGGAGCCTTTCCCTTATCACCCTGTCGTCTTCGTATATCCTCGCGGTACATCCCTATGATCTTATCCGCTCCCTTATGCAACAGTGGCACCTGTCCTATCGATGGGGCTATGCCCTCTTTGCAGGCTGGAACAGCATCCCCCTCATCAGGCGAGACCTTGAGTTGATTCAGAAGGCCCAGGACATCCGCCTCGCAGGTCAACCTGCCCGCCACCGACGACAAAGGCTCCTTCGGGTCCCCATTACCCTCCTTTCGGGGGTTATTCTGCATGGAGAACGTCTCAGTCTTTCCATGGCAGCCCGGGGACTTGAAAACTGCCAGAAGCGGACTTTTATACGGGAAATACCCTGGACAGGTCGGGACTGGCTCTACATCATCCTCATGGGCGCCGGGTCTTTTGGTCTCTGGTATATACTCATAAGGAGTGGCCTTTTCCGTTTTGAGCTCGGCTAG
- a CDS encoding thiamine-binding protein: protein MEHTRNSYEHSDIESMPSALAIQCLPMGITEKDRVYEIVDSVIQEIIASGLSYQVGPFETVIEGPLGEILPLIGRLHRRLLESGIDTGASYIKLWSGRNLGSSAEKTEKYTKPH from the coding sequence ATGGAACATACCAGAAATTCGTATGAACATTCAGATATTGAAAGCATGCCCTCCGCGCTGGCCATTCAATGCCTGCCGATGGGAATCACCGAAAAGGATCGGGTCTACGAAATCGTAGACTCGGTCATTCAGGAAATCATCGCCTCAGGCCTTTCCTACCAGGTAGGCCCCTTTGAAACGGTCATCGAAGGGCCCCTGGGGGAGATCCTTCCCCTCATCGGCCGTTTACATCGGCGCCTGCTTGAATCGGGTATAGACACCGGCGCAAGTTACATCAAACTCTGGAGCGGCCGGAATTTGGGGAGCAGTGCCGAAAAAACAGAAAAATACACAAAACCCCACTAA